The following are from one region of the Bacillus sp. (in: firmicutes) genome:
- a CDS encoding universal stress protein codes for MSLAYKNVLVAIDGSKESERAFKKAVDITKSNNAKLLIGHVIDTRAFATVEAYDRTIVERAEVFANELLESHKKEAEEAGIAQVDVIIGYGSPKVKIAKDFAPNHNVDLIVCGATGLNAVERFFIGSVSEHIMRYAKCDVLVVRSNDVE; via the coding sequence ATGAGTTTAGCTTATAAAAATGTTTTGGTCGCGATTGACGGTTCAAAGGAATCAGAAAGAGCTTTTAAAAAAGCAGTGGACATAACCAAAAGTAACAATGCTAAACTATTGATTGGACATGTTATTGATACAAGAGCATTTGCAACGGTTGAAGCCTATGACCGCACGATTGTTGAGCGTGCTGAAGTATTCGCAAACGAACTGTTGGAATCGCATAAAAAAGAAGCAGAAGAAGCTGGCATTGCTCAAGTTGATGTCATTATTGGATATGGCTCCCCAAAAGTAAAAATTGCTAAAGACTTTGCACCAAATCATAATGTTGATTTAATTGTTTGTGGTGCAACAGGTTTAAATGCTGTTGAACGTTTCTTTATTGGTAGTGTATCCGAACATATTATGCGTTATGCAAAATGTGATGTGTTAGTTGTTCGTTCAAACGATGTAGAATAA
- a CDS encoding aminopeptidase P family protein has protein sequence MEQRIGELVKWLKKENVSFAFITSTANIFYVSNFYTNPHERIAGVCLFQDEEPFLICPKMEMTAAKNAGWGYEIIGYDDTDNPWEFVQKAVQKRKIDVHTIAVEKGHLTFEHVEKLQTIFPNTSFKAIEEKLNELRLIKDENELAILREAAKLADFGVEVGISAIKEGKTELEIVAKIEYELKSKGIREMSFATMVLTGAKTALPHGVPNLEIIEKGEFVLFDLGVVLDGYCSDITRTVAYHSVTDQQREIYETVLKAQLVAVQESKPGVEIGKVDHIARDIISEAGYGEFFTHRIGHGLGIDVHEFPSLHSANQDFLKTGMTFTIEPGIYVPNVGGVRIEDDIYIAENGRVVLTKYPKELQIIK, from the coding sequence ATGGAACAACGTATTGGTGAACTTGTAAAGTGGCTTAAAAAGGAAAATGTAAGCTTTGCTTTTATTACTTCAACCGCAAATATTTTTTATGTAAGTAATTTTTATACGAATCCACATGAAAGAATTGCAGGTGTTTGTTTATTTCAAGATGAAGAACCATTTTTAATTTGTCCAAAAATGGAAATGACAGCCGCTAAAAATGCGGGTTGGGGCTATGAAATTATTGGCTATGATGACACTGACAATCCTTGGGAGTTTGTTCAAAAAGCTGTTCAAAAAAGAAAAATTGATGTGCATACAATTGCTGTGGAAAAAGGCCATCTAACCTTTGAGCACGTCGAAAAACTGCAAACTATTTTTCCAAACACTTCTTTTAAAGCTATCGAAGAAAAACTAAACGAGCTCCGTTTAATAAAAGACGAAAATGAATTAGCCATTTTAAGAGAGGCGGCAAAATTAGCTGATTTTGGAGTTGAAGTGGGCATTAGTGCCATTAAAGAAGGGAAAACCGAATTAGAAATTGTCGCGAAGATTGAGTATGAGTTAAAGAGCAAAGGCATAAGGGAAATGTCCTTTGCGACGATGGTGTTAACTGGTGCGAAAACTGCCTTGCCACACGGTGTACCTAATTTAGAAATAATCGAAAAAGGGGAGTTTGTTTTATTTGACCTTGGGGTTGTCCTTGATGGGTATTGCTCTGACATTACAAGGACTGTCGCTTATCATTCCGTTACTGATCAACAGCGGGAAATATATGAGACAGTATTAAAAGCACAGTTGGTAGCCGTTCAGGAAAGCAAGCCTGGCGTTGAAATTGGAAAAGTAGACCACATTGCTAGGGATATTATAAGCGAAGCTGGTTATGGAGAATTTTTCACACACCGAATCGGACACGGTTTAGGGATTGATGTTCATGAATTCCCTTCGCTTCATAGTGCTAATCAAGATTTTTTAAAAACAGGAATGACGTTTACCATTGAGCCTGGAATTTATGTACCTAACGTAGGTGGAGTACGCATTGAGGATGATATTTATATTGCAGAGAACGGAAGAGTGGTACTGACAAAATATCCGAAGGAATTGCAGATTATTAAATAA
- a CDS encoding metal-dependent hydrolase, translating into MKVSFHGHAVVLIETEGKRIIIDPFITGNSLCDLKADELEVDVILVTHGHGDHLGDTIELAKRNNAVVVAPNELAIYLGWQGLHSHPMHIGGSYQFDFGKVKFTQAFHGSSIMNEETQEITYTGMPSGILFTNEGKTIYHAGDTALFSDLKLIGELNNIDVAFLPIGDNFTMGPEDALLAAKWVKAKTVVPIHFNTFPVIKQDGVEFVSRLAVEGINGKLLKPGEGLEF; encoded by the coding sequence ATGAAGGTTTCATTTCATGGACATGCGGTTGTATTAATTGAGACAGAAGGAAAGCGAATTATTATTGACCCATTTATTACAGGCAATAGTTTATGTGATTTGAAAGCCGATGAACTTGAAGTAGATGTGATTTTAGTTACACATGGTCATGGTGATCATTTAGGAGATACGATTGAATTAGCGAAAAGGAATAATGCAGTAGTTGTCGCACCTAATGAATTAGCGATTTATTTAGGATGGCAAGGGTTACATTCCCATCCAATGCATATTGGTGGTTCTTATCAATTTGATTTTGGGAAGGTAAAATTTACGCAAGCATTCCATGGTTCATCAATCATGAATGAAGAAACGCAGGAAATCACTTATACGGGCATGCCTTCGGGAATTTTATTTACGAATGAGGGAAAAACAATTTATCATGCCGGTGATACAGCGTTATTTTCTGATTTAAAATTAATTGGAGAACTGAATAATATTGATGTTGCCTTCCTACCAATTGGTGATAATTTTACGATGGGCCCAGAAGATGCGCTTTTAGCAGCAAAATGGGTAAAGGCGAAAACAGTTGTTCCAATTCATTTTAATACATTCCCCGTGATTAAGCAGGATGGGGTTGAATTTGTTTCAAGACTGGCAGTAGAAGGCATTAATGGCAAGCTTCTAAAACCTGGTGAAGGATTAGAATTTTAA
- a CDS encoding CBS domain-containing protein — protein sequence MATKHEQILQHIESLAVGNKISVRQIAKDLSVSEGTAYRAIKDAENKGLVSTIERVGTIRIEKKKKENIEKLTYAEIVNIVDGQVLGGREGLHKTLNQFVIGAMKLEAMLRYVGAGDLLIVGNRDKAHEEAIKAGSAVLITGGFDANEKVKQLADEKKLPIISSSYDTFTVATMINRAIYDQLIKKEIVVVDDILTSVDRTFFMKTTDTVEEWYELNAETRHSRFPVVDENMKIQGIITSKDIMGANRTVSIEKVMTKNPITVNARTSVANSAHLMVWEGIELLPVIDDHQRLLGIVSRQDVLKALQVIQRQPQMGETLDDIVTSQFTEESEGGQHIFRCKVSPQMTNHLGTISYGVFTTIVTEAGSRVLRNYKKGDLVIENLTIYFMKPVQIDTTLEIHPKVLEVGRKFGKVDVDVYNEGKNVGKALLMAQLIDR from the coding sequence TTGGCAACAAAGCATGAACAAATACTACAGCATATTGAATCATTGGCAGTGGGAAATAAAATTTCCGTACGCCAAATTGCAAAAGATTTAAGTGTCAGTGAAGGTACCGCTTATCGAGCGATAAAGGATGCTGAAAATAAAGGGTTAGTAAGTACAATTGAACGAGTTGGCACGATTCGAATAGAAAAAAAGAAAAAGGAAAATATCGAAAAGCTAACATATGCCGAAATTGTTAATATTGTCGATGGACAAGTTTTAGGTGGGAGGGAAGGGCTACATAAAACGCTGAATCAGTTTGTCATCGGGGCGATGAAGCTTGAAGCGATGCTGCGCTATGTTGGCGCTGGAGATCTATTAATCGTAGGAAATCGTGATAAGGCACATGAGGAAGCGATTAAGGCTGGGTCTGCAGTATTAATAACAGGAGGCTTTGATGCTAATGAGAAGGTTAAACAATTAGCAGATGAAAAAAAGCTGCCAATTATCTCATCAAGCTACGATACATTTACGGTTGCGACGATGATCAACAGGGCAATCTACGACCAGCTTATTAAAAAAGAAATTGTTGTTGTCGATGACATTTTAACCTCTGTTGACCGGACGTTTTTTATGAAAACAACGGATACGGTTGAAGAGTGGTATGAATTAAATGCTGAAACAAGACATAGCCGTTTTCCGGTTGTTGACGAAAATATGAAAATCCAAGGTATCATTACATCTAAAGATATTATGGGTGCTAACAGGACAGTATCAATCGAAAAGGTTATGACGAAAAATCCAATTACTGTTAATGCGCGCACATCAGTAGCTAATTCCGCTCACCTGATGGTTTGGGAAGGAATCGAGCTTCTTCCAGTTATTGATGACCATCAACGCCTGCTCGGAATAGTAAGCCGTCAGGACGTATTAAAGGCCTTGCAGGTCATTCAGCGACAGCCGCAAATGGGTGAAACATTAGATGATATTGTGACGAGCCAATTTACAGAAGAAAGTGAAGGAGGCCAGCATATTTTCCGTTGCAAGGTAAGTCCGCAAATGACAAACCACCTTGGTACAATTTCCTACGGGGTGTTTACGACGATTGTAACAGAAGCTGGTAGCCGTGTTTTACGAAATTATAAAAAAGGTGATCTTGTTATCGAAAACTTGACTATTTATTTTATGAAGCCCGTTCAAATTGATACTACGTTAGAAATCCATCCGAAAGTGTTAGAAGTTGGTCGCAAGTTTGGTAAGGTTGATGTAGATGTTTACAATGAAGGTAAAAATGTCGGGAAGGCATTATTAATGGCACAATTAATTGATCGTTAA
- a CDS encoding bifunctional oligoribonuclease/PAP phosphatase NrnA, with protein sequence MKAEILDAIKRYEKIIIHRHVRPDPDAVGSQGGLAEMIKASFPEKKVFVVGEMYDSLLFLNKMDDITDDYYDGALVIVCDTANQERISDDRYNRGEMLIKIDHHPNHDQYGDILWVDTTSSSTSELIYEFYLFGKEKGLKMNEKAAQLIFAGIVGDTGRFLFPSTNIKTFRYAADLLEYKFNPTSLYDQLYNTTIEVVHLQGYILENFKHFESGVAYISITKEILEKFKVTPADASQLVSVLGNIEKVLAWVFFVEENGEIRVRLRSRGPIVNTIAQKYNGGGHPLASGATIYKWEDTDLVIKDLEEACLQFRN encoded by the coding sequence ATGAAGGCTGAAATATTAGATGCAATTAAACGCTACGAAAAAATTATTATTCATCGTCATGTTCGTCCTGACCCAGATGCGGTTGGTTCCCAAGGTGGTTTGGCTGAAATGATTAAAGCTTCCTTCCCAGAAAAAAAAGTATTTGTTGTTGGTGAAATGTACGATTCGCTTTTATTTTTAAATAAAATGGATGATATTACCGACGACTATTATGACGGTGCATTAGTTATTGTTTGTGATACTGCCAACCAAGAAAGGATTAGTGATGACCGTTATAATCGTGGAGAGATGCTTATTAAAATTGATCACCATCCGAATCATGATCAATACGGCGATATTTTATGGGTAGACACAACATCAAGCTCCACAAGTGAGTTAATTTATGAGTTTTATCTATTTGGTAAGGAAAAAGGATTAAAAATGAATGAAAAAGCGGCACAATTAATTTTTGCCGGCATTGTCGGGGATACAGGTCGATTTTTATTCCCAAGTACAAATATAAAAACGTTTCGCTATGCTGCCGATTTGTTGGAATATAAGTTTAATCCAACTTCGCTATACGATCAACTATATAATACTACTATTGAGGTTGTACACCTACAGGGTTACATTCTTGAAAATTTCAAACATTTTGAATCGGGTGTTGCCTATATTTCAATCACCAAGGAAATATTAGAGAAGTTTAAAGTAACGCCTGCTGATGCTTCTCAATTAGTAAGCGTACTTGGAAATATTGAAAAAGTCTTAGCATGGGTATTTTTTGTTGAGGAAAATGGTGAAATTCGTGTCCGCTTACGTTCGCGCGGTCCGATTGTCAATACAATTGCCCAAAAATACAATGGCGGCGGCCATCCGCTCGCATCTGGGGCAACCATCTACAAATGGGAAGATACCGACCTAGTCATCAAAGACTTGGAAGAAGCTTGTCTGCAATTTAGAAATTAG
- a CDS encoding sporulation protein: MRIPPFYQLRSWQRFLAGVFVGTIAGWLVFLFMYGHIQDKQINLLLEQKATIRDLENEKAIWQKDYEKFNEENKKKLIIEEINFIFTNEKKLMLNEFTKFNLKEAIKQDINSLIKQDIETVAANTQLIINTIENKIITLEGQKYQMKVEQLHLYTRLDLYLKVELL, from the coding sequence ATGAGAATCCCACCTTTTTATCAACTCCGCTCATGGCAGAGGTTTTTAGCAGGTGTTTTTGTTGGAACTATTGCTGGTTGGCTCGTCTTCCTATTCATGTATGGTCATATACAAGATAAACAGATTAATTTACTTTTAGAACAGAAGGCAACTATACGGGATCTTGAAAACGAGAAAGCCATTTGGCAAAAAGATTATGAAAAATTTAATGAAGAAAACAAAAAGAAGCTAATTATTGAAGAAATTAACTTTATTTTTACAAATGAAAAAAAATTAATGTTAAACGAATTTACTAAATTTAATTTAAAAGAAGCAATCAAGCAGGATATTAATTCATTAATAAAACAAGATATTGAAACGGTTGCTGCTAATACCCAATTAATAATCAACACGATTGAAAATAAAATCATCACACTTGAAGGTCAAAAATATCAAATGAAGGTCGAACAGCTTCATTTATATACAAGGCTTGATCTTTATTTAAAGGTTGAGTTGTTATAA
- a CDS encoding sporulation protein, whose product MGEERFMATMIHCYFIALGVLLGGSLVGGISAFLIGEPPLIIIGRIAKSLKIWAIVAAIGGTFDAITNFQRGLFDGVPLDIFKQVLLIVAAMGGTQTAAKIISWIIQENVTQ is encoded by the coding sequence ATGGGTGAAGAACGCTTTATGGCTACGATGATCCATTGTTATTTTATAGCTCTAGGTGTCCTGTTAGGAGGCTCTTTAGTTGGCGGCATCTCAGCCTTTCTTATCGGAGAACCACCCCTTATCATTATTGGCAGAATAGCGAAAAGCTTAAAAATCTGGGCCATCGTTGCTGCTATTGGCGGGACCTTTGATGCGATTACAAACTTCCAGCGTGGATTATTTGACGGTGTCCCACTAGATATTTTCAAACAAGTGTTATTAATTGTTGCCGCAATGGGCGGGACGCAAACCGCTGCAAAAATCATTAGCTGGATCATTCAGGAGAATGTAACGCAATGA